GTCCTTCTAAATTATATTTTAGATATCAAGTTATGGATGGCAAAGATATTTCTACAGCTCAACCTGGACAAAATGTGAAGTCTTGTTGACAAGTGAAAAACCTTGGAGTTATCAGTGATTCACATCTTACTTTTGAACCTCACATTACAAACATAATTAAGAATGCATTTCATCATCTTGAGAACATGCCAGAGCGTGACACAAAGACAGTAATGTGCacttttattacctttttttggATCGACTGCTGTAATGCTCTACTTTCTGGTCtccacaaggaaaaaaaaaagatttagctCAGTTACAATTACTTTAACACTCAGCTGCAAGTGTGTTGATTAGGATAAGAAAGAAAGCACAATAATTTAAAGACTCTGCACTGGACACCTGCTTGCTTCAGAATTGTGCCAAATCAAAGAGCTGCACTCTGACACATAGGCTAGCAAACCAAGTGTTATTTCAGCACTGGAGTTACTAGTTTCTCTGGTTTCAAAGTTTGTGGGCTTATAATGAAACTGCCAGGGTATAATCTGTTGTTTGCATAGTACTACATGGGGACATGGAGGCAACAGGATATATATGTAGTTCAGATAATAGGAGGTGGAGAGCCAATACTCAAGtcaaatcaattttatttgtacagcccAATATCACTAATTTGCCTAAGGGGGCTTTACAATCTATAGCGAGTCAACATGTTCTGTCCTTTGACTCCGAATAATTTgaataaggcaaggcaaggcagttttatttatataacgcaTTTCATAcgcaatggcaactcaatgtgctttacataaaataaacatttaacagtaagaattagaacacacacacaataaggaAAAACTATCTCAAACTAatggaaaaaatggaagaaagatcAGGAAGAGCAACTGAGGAGGTATCCCTTTCACAGGACAGGCAGATGTGCAATCAATAGAACACAAATTACAGAAATACAGCATGGACTAATAGGATGACAAAATTATAATGAATTTATGATATATATGAAGAATGTGATCAAAAGGATGCCAAGCAACCTCCAGGTGCTGCCAAAGATTATAGGACCTGTCACCTGAGCCATGTAACCTCCATCACCACCGAGACCTGGGAGGAGGGCGGATTACACATGCACAAGAGAGAGGGGACATCATTcacgcaggagagagagagagagagagatgaggctTAAACACTTTATCACAGGGAATCGTTTGATGAAAAATCTGTACACACAAATACCAAACAGTTTTAGTCGACATTTCTGTAAGTTATAGTCAATAAAAAAGGGTAATTTAAGgtttttgtcagtgtgtgaaagGGTTTTTATTGTCAGCCGACAAGGGGCGCTAGCGGACGGCTCCCCTCCCCAAACGTCAGGAGGGAGTCGGGCTCCCGGTGGATAGCACACACACCAGTTAACTCACAGCCGACTCCAGCTGAAGGTAGCTAAACTCTAACGATACTCCACTATTGTCATGTACTTTGTTAGATAACCAATTCATAACTCAAGCAGAACTGGAAATAAATGCCGCTGTGTTTACAGTTACTGGTCGCTTTTATTCAGTTCACGCTAGCTAGCTAACAGCTGAATTATGTAGCTCGTAAAGATTAGCCTTTAGCTTTAGCTAGCAGCAGCTGCTTCTCAACCTAGACAGTTGCTTATCAAACCGCTGGGCAGGTTACAAGGGCGCTATTATCTCTGAACGgctgttgttaatgttgttgagATGAGACAAGCAGCCCTCACGGTTTGTTTAGTCGTTGTCCCTCACAggtgtgtgttatgtttgatAGCTAACGTCGGCTAGCTAGTGTACGAGGCGTTAACCAGACTGTAGTAGTAACCATGTTGCAGTTCAATGTCACTGGGTCCAAATTAGCTTCATCAATCAacgatgtgtgtgtttgcaaccTACTAAGCCAGTCGAGACCTGTGCAGAGGTGTGCATCGGGTTTCCTATCTGTTTCCCTTTCTTCTATCTCTAACCCTATTTACTACTAAGGCACTATGTTTAAGTTAACAGTGCCATGGCTAGTCATCTGATACAAACACTATCCAGTTTAGTGGATAAGCAGGGTGTGTAGAGTAGACCCTGCTCTCCACCCAGCTCATATCTCATAAAATGCTGTTCTCAAATTCTACCAGGATAAGACACAGgatataaaaaaatctatttaatccATGGTGAAACACTGTACTGGGATACTGTAGCAAAGAGAGGCAACACTGCCTTAACGTTGATAGATTGATTTCACAACTGTGATGTTTGTTACCTGGCAGCATTTATTTGCTTCAATACAATGAGAAAGAGGTAAAGGAAGCAAAACAATGActctaataaaataaagactCACATTTGCCTGTTGCTTAGATCTGGCCTGTGTTGCTCTTCAGGGATGTGGGGCCTGAAATAGAAATGTCTGTGTTAAATAGTCTTCTGGGGGTTTATTTTTAAGAGCAAACAAAGGTTGGAGGTCAGTGAGGAAGGGGGAGCGGAGGGGACTCCGCTAGGTTTTCCCTTCATCACAGACTTTTTCACCAACACATACTGTACGAGTAGTGGATGCATATGAATGGTTAATTGGtcgtttgtgtttttaatacttGAGTTATGTGATTTATAGTTAGTGATTGTCTCTGGAAAAGtgtctgaaatgtgagctgCAGATCTTTTTACACTTACTTTACTTTGGTGTTCGTACTTTTCATCCTACATTTTTGATTAGCATGGCTCTGCAGTCATGCATAACTAAGTACCAAGATGGAGTTTCgttcttattttgtttttcataaattATACTCACTCATTTCATAACAACTAAGTAACCTAATATAACATCACTATTTAAGATTACTGGAatagtgtgtgtacagtgttaTTGATACAGCATTGTTGTTGATGTGGTATTTCCCCAAAGGgatgcatatttatttatatgcttCTATATTTAAAGCTTTTGCAGTGCAGTGGGAGGGCAGAGGGATAAGAGTGAGTGCAACAAAAGAGGAGTGGTAGGTATAGGTCTAATCACCTCTTAAAATACTCTCTCAGCTTAGATAATACGGGGGCTTGTGAGCTTGTCAGCAACAGTAGAGCTGAGCAACTCTTAGCCAAAGAGGGAAAACAGTTCCCCATTGTGTTTTGCCTCAATTGCCCCTCCCAGTTTGCCCCACTGTACTCCTAAGCAGAGTGAGTTAGTTGTGCTGCTCCTCTTTTTTTGTGATCACAGGTTTTGATGGTGAATGTTTGCTTGATGGGGTCCAAGCAGGCGACAGAGTGATGGTCTAAGGACTCGCAGACGCTGAGGTGCTTGCGCGTGGAATGTTGCGCTGGTCAGTGCACCTTGAAGGAGGGCCGCGGAGAGTCAACCATGCTGCTGTGGCGGTGGGGCACAAGGTGTACTCTTTTGGAGGCTACTGCTCCGGGGAGGACTATGAGACACTCCGTCAGATTGATGTGCACGTCTTCAACACAGGTAGGCGGTGAATAAAGTCTTACACTTTAGCCGTATTTATTTCAGAAACAGTCTCTTGtgctcaggttttttttttcaacagcgAGCTCAACTGCTATGGTAACTAGGTTGTTCATTCCTTTGCAGTTTTCCAACTTGACAAACAGCATTAGTAAACTGACAGGTGTAGGTCTCAAGAGTGCTTTAAGTTTTCAGGGGAGAGGGATGAGATTTTACATAAGAACCAAAGAGGGACACCAATATATATACATCATTTAAAATGGCAATTGTGTACTTATCTCCAAAaggattttgttttttgcttatTTGTATCATATGGTGTAAATAAATTCTCTTTCTAATGCCCCAACTTTTATCAGtaatggaggaagaaaatatTGGTTTCCAACATTAGAAGCTAAACATCTGACTATGTTCACATAGCCTGTGTAATCTTCACCACCTTAACGGCAACTCATTACAGCTGGCAATTAAAACCCAAGCTTTCCATTGTGGTTTTTGCAAATGTCTGTTGCCATGTATTTATCTCACAAACGCAGATGTTTTCTTTGACTTGGTGATGCACCACTTCAGCTGTTGTAAAACTGCTCCCTTTTCTGCTTGGCAATtcatttgatttagtttttactCTGTCAGCCACCTGCTTTAGGGTTTTACAACTTCCTGAAGTAGCTTGAACCTACCTGCTACTACTATACTATGAAAGGATCTGTGGAAGCAGACCTTGATAAAGATGCCTTTGGCTGATTGAAATGGAAACGGGACACCTTAGCCATTGTTGCAGTATTTTATCTTGTCACTTGCTTTGTGCCCCTTCTCTTTGATGTCTATTTCACAGTAGAGCCTGCTGTCTCTTAAAGGTCTTtgatttttcctttctcttgtCTATTTTTCAGTCTTAACTTTTCACCTTCTGTTTTTAAGCCtcttaaaatatgtaaatggtAAACTGGCAAATAAGCATTTTGGATTTAATTTGGAAGCACTGCTGGTATCTCCAGCTGCTGTAAGAGCTTTGAGTAATGTCAGGGCTCACCCTGAATTTGAGTCACAAATTTAAATCTTTTGCATCTGTATCTCTGTTCTttcacctttttgtttttttgttttcattcttatAAAAACTTATCTTGAAATAACTGTTTTCATGTGTGAATTAATGATGTATAACAAAAGTTAAAGTTATGCTCtagaattcaaacacatttttgtcaaaGTTAATGTACTTCAACAGTGCCATTAAGTTATCTCTAGTATAAATGTtgttcatactttttttttcattcttgcAACCCATTCCTGCATTTACAGTGTTGTAGTTGAACATATATTTCCTGTGTACATTTTGCAAACTCTATCTCTATATGAATATTGACTTCAACTTAAAAGAAGTTACTTTTCAAGTACATATTCAGTAGTCCTCGCTCTGTTTTCTGATTTAGTGTCTCTGCGATGGATGAAGTTGCCTCCGGTGAGGATTGGAGGACATGAACGTGCCCGTGAAGTGCCATATATGCGTTATGGCCACACAGCTGTGCTGCTGGATGATATTATCTACCTCTGGGGTGGGCGTAATGACACAGAGGGGGCCTGCAATGTGCTTTATGCCTTTGATGTCAGTAAGTAGACCTGCATCTAACCCAAACCGTTAAATGATAGTTTCAGGGCTTTATTTCCTTTCAGATGCACCTGTTTGATGTTATGGTTgtactagaaaaaaaaaagagaaaaactacTCTTCTGTCAGGGAGCTAGAACACCTGCTTGTGTGTGAGATGGTTTTAGATTGCACATGGCTCAAGTGCTATGAAAGCTAAGGCCAAGAGTCATTAGAGTTAATGTTAACTATTCCTGCTCCACAGACACCCATAGATGGTTCACACCCAAGATTTCGGGGACAGTACCAGGGGCGAGGGATGGCCATTCGGCTTGCGTCCTAGGGAAGGCAATGTATATATTTGGAGGATACGAGCAGCTGGTGAGTCTTCATCACTCTTCACTTTGGGTCCTCCTCTGgtgaacattaaaatgtgatttaattaaTCTCCTCTGCTGGTTTCTAGGCTGACTGCTTCTCCAATGACATCCACAAGCTGGACACCATCACCATGGTGTGGTCATTAATTAATGCCAGAGTGAGTTAAAACTACCACTTGTGAATTTTTCAAAAattcatttgtattttgtgtgcaATTTGTCCAAAGAATATCTTGAATGGTACATAGTAATCactcaaaaaacacaaagtactCTTGGACTGGCAACATGTTCAGTTACATCCAAAGCACTGGTGGTTATTATTGGTTAGCAGTGCTGTTACATGACTGCCCAGTGGTCATATTGGCTGGATAAAGAGGCACTGCTATGTAATGCAGCTTCCTGGTAGGTGGCCAAGTACAAAAAGCCTCACAGAGGATTATATACACTCCTTTTTTGGGAAATGCCATTGGTGTTTGTATGTCAACCAGCTCATGTGATAACTCTTGCAAAGTGTATTTTAGACATAGACACCAGCCCGTGAATCACCAAAGGACTGTCCCTCCTCTGCCAGTCCCCAGTTCTAGTTCCTAACTAATAACATTTTGTCATAAAGGAGATTACAGTGCAGTGTTTACAGATTTAGTTCTGCATGTGAcagaattatacattttttgcactTGTCCTTAGACTTAACTTTTGGAAAACAAAgccagctgctgtgtgtttactTGCAAACCTGGTTCCTGTAAAGCTGACTTTGTTTTTAATACACTTTGTTAGTATTGCTCCATTTAAATTTTCACTAAGTCTAGTATTCTCTCCAGTCTTCTTTTTTCTAGATCcagcacatttattttaatgtttataattAGTCTTAGTTAGTCTATTTTCTTGACACaggtcatttttaattttaaaattattagCATAGTTTATACAGCCTGTCTGTTTATAAGATTGTACTTTCTCCCCCCACTGTGCTCTTTATGATGCCAGTTAAAGAGCCAAAGAGGCTGCTTGCTCTCATAAAATTCCAGGAAAACAATGACAGCACATTCTGGAAATGGAGGCATGTGAAAGGCTATAGACTAGCTCAATGTAAAGAGAGTAGAGGTGTGTCTTTGTTAGTCAGTTTCATTCAGATCTCGTCTCACGACATGttacattgtttttattcatggtTCTCTAGTTATCACTTAAAAAATAACAGCTACATTAGTAATCAGAGATTGGTGGAATTCCCACTAAATAGTTTACATTATTCCAATTACAATACCGTTGTTTGAAAGGCTGGAGGTGTCTTAAAACAAGTTTTTGGTGTTATTTGGTGTGCCCTTGTAGTTGGTAACAAgttccactagatggcactgttTACCTGAAGTTGCCAGTTAAGAAGCCTTGTCTCTGCCTGCTTGAGGATGAAgcattattcttattattatgaacATAGAATGTTGGAAGTTATGAAATAAAACTAGATTAGATGTTATGGTAGATTAAACCAAGTACAGTGAAATATAATGTATTGTAATAGTCACAGCATCACCTCTTGGCTTCTCTTCACAGGGCACTCCTGCACGCTGGAGGGACTTCCATTCAGCAACCATCATCGGGACAAAGATGTTTGTATTTGGGGGCCGAGCAGACCGCTTTGGTCCCTTCCACTCTACCAACGAGATCTACTGCAACAAGATCAAAGTGTTTGACACAGAGACCAACTGCTGGCTTAGCACCCCTTCAACACAGCCATCGCCAGAGGGACGTAGGAGTCACTCAGCCTGTAAGACAAACACACGCATTCATGCTGAACAGCTTATGCTAACAAATGCAAATGCtcatattgtgttttaaaagtttcAGGACATTATCTCAAGCATTCTCAAATAAGATCTTTATCCGTGACAGGTAGTGGTAGGATTTAACTCCTCATTAATTTAGAGATAAGAATTGTGAGCCACAATAGCCCAACATAAGAATTGTGTCGCAATAGTGGCAACAATTCCTCTTACACCTAGATGTGAGTGGTTGTAATGATCTTTTGGTTCTGAATATTAGGTTTACTTTGACTCTGAGTACAGACTGGTTGAAAACACAGATGACATTCATTACAAAGAAAAGAATCAATATTACCACATAGTTaccacattttttaataaaatctgGGTATCAGGACATTTCTCATCCTCTCTCCAGGCACTGGTTGGCCAGGCTCTGGCACTGGTTATTAAATTGGTTATGGTTTCTTATTTTGACAGCTTGACAAAAAAGATTAATAAGGGTTTCTTATGGTATTCCTATATGTTATGTATTTGTGTACAAACTGCAGTCATTTTCCAGTCCAAACTTTCTTCTttacacactgtgtgtgtgtgtgtgtgtgtgtgtgtgtgtgtgtgtgtgtgtgtgtgtgtgtgtgtgtgtgtgtgtgtgtgtgtgtagtttgagTATAAACTGTGTTATCTAGTCTGCATTTACTATAAGATTGCATTTTTTTTGACCACATTGTCTGTTAGAAGTGCACATGGGGTCATTTATTACAGTTGTATTCAAAAGTTTGGACagttttttggtgattttttttttttaatggaaaagatGTACGAACAACATCTCCAGGATatgtgacaaaacacacaatattttcAGCAAACACTAATGCATAGTTACATTTTTATGtcataaaatgaacaaaaataaaaacatcattgtGGCATGTGCAAAAGTTTGGGCACCCTAAGATTTGGAGTCTCAGATTCTTTTTACAAGTTTTAAACCATAATCAGCTCATTAGGCCTGAAGCATGTCACCAGTTGTCATTAGGAAATGGTAGCCGGTGCCAGTTTCAAAGCTTTACAAATACTCTGACTCTTTAAATTCTGACAAACACTCAGCAACCATCGGTTCCTAAGcaggcggctgtggctcaggaggtagagcggtcgtcctccaattggaaaactggcggtttgattcccagctcctccacatgttgatgtgtccttgggcaaatTGGTGTATGaatgatgagcaggttggcaccctgcgtggtagccctgccatcagtgtatgaatgtttgaatgggcgaatgagatgtaatgtaaagcgctttgagtggttgtaaagactagaaaggcgctattaagtacagtccatttaccatttagctGTGTAAGACTCTGAATATGAAAGTTATTGAGGAATGCAACAAGAAGATAGTGAAGCGTTGTCAGTTTGCAGTCTCCACagtgtgaaatgtaattaagAGATGGCGGTTTAGGGGAACTGTGAAAATCAAAATGAGATCTGGAAGACCAAGAAAAGTCTTGTCGAGAACTGCTTGTATACTGGGTGGGAAGGCAAATCAAACCCCCCATTTGAGTGCAAAAAACCTGCAGGAAGTTTTAGCTCACTCGAGTCGTTGTGTACTGTTCCACTGTGCAGTAATACTTGCACAAACAAGACCTTAATGGAAGGGTCAGTAGAAGAAAACCTTTCCTGCATCCTCACTATAAAATCCAACGTCAGAAGTATGCAAAAGAATATCTACAGAAGCTGGAAGTGTTTTGTGGACTGATGAAGTTAACATAGAGGTCTTTGGTCATAGTCATGGTCTGAGAAAAAAAGTGGGCAACATTTCATGAAAAGGAAACCTTACCATCTGTTAAGCATGGCGATGGATCTATCATACTTTGGGGTTGTGTTGCAGCCAGTAGCAGAGGAAACATCACATATgtggaggaaaggatggagtcCACTAAATACCAGCAAATTCTTAAAGCAAACATACCATCTGTAAAAAAGCTGAAGTTGAAAAGAGGATGACTTTTACAACAGGATAATGATCCCAAACATACCTCAAAATTGAAATGCAAACTGAAGGTTTATTTTAACGCTATTCCAGGTCCTCACAGTCCTATGACTTAATCATTATTGAAAATCTATGGGTGGAGCTTAAAGAAGCTGTACATGCAAGACAGCCCAACTAGAACTAGAAGCCTTTTgca
This portion of the Scomber japonicus isolate fScoJap1 chromosome 14, fScoJap1.pri, whole genome shotgun sequence genome encodes:
- the klhdc3 gene encoding kelch domain-containing protein 3, with protein sequence MLRWSVHLEGGPRRVNHAAVAVGHKVYSFGGYCSGEDYETLRQIDVHVFNTVSLRWMKLPPVRIGGHERAREVPYMRYGHTAVLLDDIIYLWGGRNDTEGACNVLYAFDVNTHRWFTPKISGTVPGARDGHSACVLGKAMYIFGGYEQLADCFSNDIHKLDTITMVWSLINARGTPARWRDFHSATIIGTKMFVFGGRADRFGPFHSTNEIYCNKIKVFDTETNCWLSTPSTQPSPEGRRSHSAFSYNGELYIFGGYNAHMDRHFNDLWKFNPEAFSWMKVEPKGKGPCPRRRQCCCMVGDRIILFGGTSPCPEQGMGDEFNLMDHSDLYILDFSPNLKTLCKIAVIQYSLEQSGLPHDIRWELAAMTTNSNISRPIFSSHG